The proteins below come from a single Zea mays cultivar B73 chromosome 8, Zm-B73-REFERENCE-NAM-5.0, whole genome shotgun sequence genomic window:
- the LOC107546744 gene encoding uncharacterized protein LOC107546744, whose translation MRGGRSDEFCRCQACLGKYTLLGDEENPRLSTYDRRLPCCGCGIGWSCFLLGFLCPIIWYVAALLYCCKYYNRDPRERTGLAASAVLAVIITAVTIVTLSVLLICCVNKRFLNSCAVWPK comes from the exons ATGAGGGGAG GAAGATCAGATGAATTTTGTCGTTGCCAGGCATGCCTTGGTAAGTACACACTACTTGGAGACGAAGAAAATCCACGATTGTCAACATATGACAGACGGCTCCCCTGCTGTGGCTGTGGAATAGGTTGGTCTTG TTTTCTTCTAGGTTTCTTGTGCCCTATCATTTGGTACGTTGCAGCTCTTCTCTATTGCTGCAAGTACTATAATCGGGATCCTCGTGAACGGACTGGACTCGCAGCTTCCGCTGTTCTG GCGGTTATCATTACAGCTGTAACTATTGTAACCCTGTCTGTTCTGCTGATATGTTGTGTCAACAAACGGTTCTTGAATAGCTGTGCAGTTTGGCCTAAGTGA